CCTGACCGCGTCACTGTCTACGATTCAAGAATCACCACCATCGCCCTGGGGCGGCTGCTGATGCGTGCCAAGCTGGTAGTAGATCAGGGCGGCACTGTCCGGGACGCCGTAGAGCAGATGGAACAGCTGCGTCAGGTGATTGTGGCCGACGCGGTCGTGCCTTCTATCAAGTACTTCCGCAAGGGCAAGCGGGTTTCGGCCAGCCGCGCCATTATCGCCACTTTGCTGCGGCTATGCCCGGTCATGGTCTATACCCCTGAAGGTCAGCTGACCAATGCCCGCACGGTGCGTGGCCGCGACGGCATCTCTTCTCTGATTACCAATCTGGAACAGCGCTTCGGTGATCAGCCTATCGCCGTGACCATCGGCCTGGCCGGTGAAGATCCCGAACAGATTGGCCGGATGCGCCAGGCGCTGGAAGCCAGCCGCCTGAATGTCAAGCATCTGAGCGAGAAACCGATCGGCGCCACCATCAGCGCCCACTCGGGCCCCGGCATCTACGGTTACGTGACCGAACCGTATATCGAAGGCCACCTCGCCTGATGCCCTGGTTCTCTTCCTCTAGCTTCTGGAGCCGCTATGGAATT
This region of Deinococcus sp. Marseille-Q6407 genomic DNA includes:
- a CDS encoding DegV family protein → MATTPEEFMQVFSDLLKDHDEVLCVLVSSLLSQNIENAQEAVRRLNVPDRVTVYDSRITTIALGRLLMRAKLVVDQGGTVRDAVEQMEQLRQVIVADAVVPSIKYFRKGKRVSASRAIIATLLRLCPVMVYTPEGQLTNARTVRGRDGISSLITNLEQRFGDQPIAVTIGLAGEDPEQIGRMRQALEASRLNVKHLSEKPIGATISAHSGPGIYGYVTEPYIEGHLA